From Myxococcales bacterium, the proteins below share one genomic window:
- a CDS encoding MoxR family ATPase, with translation MSDTENAGEVKAEVARFRKDIDDLRAEIGKTIIGNKEVVDGVLTCLLAGGHALLEGVPGLGKTMLVRALSEVMSLSFSRVQFTPDLMPADILGTTVIDETQGGGKVFEFRKGPVFANILLADEINRATPKTQSALLEAMAEHRVSVGRQTHVLEQPFVVLATQNPLEMEGTYPLPEAQLDRFLFKLHVPFPDRDELHGILDLTTGTGSEKGKPVIDRPRILEMQNLVRRVPVARHVQDYAIRVIQATHPGGPDVPDLGKRFVRFGASPRGAQSLLLAAKIRALFEGRFAASNDDVRAQALPALRHRVLLNFEGEAEGIKTDEVIAAILKSVPETKAGLRDKNGEQLGAS, from the coding sequence ATGAGCGACACCGAGAACGCGGGCGAAGTCAAGGCTGAGGTTGCCAGGTTTCGCAAAGATATCGATGACTTGCGTGCCGAGATCGGGAAGACGATCATCGGCAACAAAGAGGTCGTCGACGGCGTGCTCACCTGCCTCCTCGCGGGAGGGCACGCGCTCCTCGAGGGTGTGCCCGGGCTCGGTAAGACCATGCTCGTTCGCGCGCTCTCCGAGGTCATGAGCCTCTCGTTCTCGCGCGTGCAGTTCACCCCCGATCTCATGCCCGCCGACATCCTCGGCACCACCGTCATCGACGAGACGCAGGGCGGCGGGAAGGTGTTCGAGTTCCGCAAGGGCCCGGTCTTCGCGAACATCCTCCTCGCGGACGAGATCAACCGCGCGACGCCCAAGACGCAGTCTGCGCTCCTCGAGGCGATGGCCGAGCATCGTGTATCCGTCGGTCGGCAGACCCACGTGCTCGAGCAGCCGTTCGTGGTGCTCGCGACGCAGAACCCGCTCGAGATGGAGGGGACGTACCCGCTCCCCGAGGCCCAGCTCGACCGCTTCCTCTTCAAGCTCCACGTCCCGTTCCCCGATCGCGACGAGCTCCACGGCATCTTGGATCTCACGACGGGCACCGGCAGCGAGAAGGGGAAGCCCGTCATCGATCGACCGCGCATCCTCGAGATGCAGAACCTCGTCCGGCGTGTGCCCGTCGCGCGCCACGTGCAGGACTACGCCATCCGTGTGATCCAAGCCACGCACCCCGGCGGCCCCGACGTGCCCGATCTCGGCAAGCGCTTCGTGCGCTTCGGGGCCTCGCCGCGCGGCGCGCAGTCGCTCTTGCTCGCGGCCAAGATCCGCGCGCTCTTCGAGGGCCGGTTCGCGGCCAGCAACGACGACGTGCGCGCCCAGGCGCTCCCGGCGCTCCGCCACCGCGTGCTCTTGAACTTCGAGGGCGAGGCGGAGGGCATCAAGACCGACGAGGTCATCGCGGCGATCCTGAAGAGCGTCCCCGAGACGAAGGCCGGCCTCCGCGACAAGAACGGGGAGCAGCTTGGGGCTTCTTGA